A part of Ptychodera flava strain L36383 chromosome 11, AS_Pfla_20210202, whole genome shotgun sequence genomic DNA contains:
- the LOC139143781 gene encoding insulin-like growth factor-binding protein complex acid labile subunit — translation MVGCTTVSVALFIILLNINGAMSCPSMCSCGSNSDVDCDFRSLTVIPSGIPAETVTLDLGRNSIMSLPTETFISLTRLKNLYLSNNAISVISSGVLSGLTSLEKLYLHYNNITALSYDTFNGLSSLLYLYLHNNKISTLPSGIFSGLNSLTRLYLYSNDITTLSSGVFSTLSSYRFCICTTTRYQHYHQESSLSNEITAVAKLSNLSQLSNLNLGYNCITSLQDGVFERLTKLSTFSLQNTCIESISPSSFRGLTNLRYLYVRNNVNLKMLPTTLFDEVGNVTTLQLQYNALTSLASNQFSRLSRLTQLDLYNNDITTLSPGAFNGLSSLQYLYLYNNKISTLPSGIFSGLNSLRQLQLQNNEITALPSAIFSGLNSLTNLRLDRNEITAVGKFANLPQLSYLNLNYNCITSLQDGVFERLTKLSTLYLQNTCIENISPSAFRGLTNLRYLYLSNNINLTMLPTTRLMKLEP, via the exons ATGGTTGGATGCACAACTGTATCGGTAGCGCTGTTCATAATACTTTTGAACATCAATGGAGCCATGAGTTGTCCTTCAATGTGCAGCTGTGGGTCGAATAGCGACGTCGACTGTGACTTCAGATCATTGACAGTGATACCCTCAGGTATTCCAGCTGAAACAGTCACCCTTGACCTTGGTAGAAATAGCATAATGTCACTTCCAACGGAGACGTTCATTTCCCTTACACGGCTGAAGAACTTATATCTCAGCAACAACGCGATTTCAGTCATTTCATCTGGAGTATTAAGTGGCCTGACAAGTCTAGAGAAATTATACCTTCACTACAATAACATCACGGCACTGTCATATGATACCTTCAATGGTTTATCCAGTTTACTGTATCTGTATCTGCACAACAACAAGATATCAACATTACCATCAGGAATCTTCTCTGGCTTAAATTCGTTAACACGTCTTTACCTGTATAGCAATGACATAACAACATTGTCATCTGGCGTCTTCAGTACTTTGTCCAGTTACAGATTCTGTATCTGCACAACAACAAGATATCAACATTACCATCAGGAATCTTCTCTG AGCAATGAAATCACAGCAGTTGCCAAGCTTTCCAACTTATCACAGCTTTCTAATTTGAACCTTGGGTATAATTGCATCACTTCATTGCAAGATGGGGTGTTTGAAAGATTGACCAAGCTAAGTACTTTTTCCCTGCAAAACACCTGCATCGAAAGCATATCCCCTTCATCATTCCGGGGATTGACTAATCTCAGATATTTGTATGTAAGGAACAACGTAAACCTGAAAATGCTACCTACCACGTTGTTTGATGAAGTTGGAAACGTGACAACTTTGCAACTTCAATACAATGCTTTGACGTCACTAGCTTCCAATCAGTTCAGTCGCTTGTCTCGCTTAACACAACTTGACCTATATAACAATGACATCACAACATTGTCACCTGGCGCCTTCAATGGTTTGTCcagtttacagtatctgtatttgtaCAACAACAAGATATCAACATTGCCATCGGGAATCTTCTCTGGCTTAAATTCGTTAAGACAGCTACAATTACAGAACAATGAAATCACAGCATTGCCATCAGCAATCTTTTCTGGCTTAAACTCATTAACAAATCTAAGATTAGACAGAAATGAAATCACGGCAGTTGGCAAATTTGCCAACTTACCACAGCTTTCTTATTTGAACCTGAATTATAATTGCATCACTTCATTGCAAGATGGGGTGTTTGAAAGATTGACGAAGCTAAGTACTCTTTACCTGCAAAACACCTGCATCGAAAATATATCCCCTTCAGCATTCAGGGGATTGACTAATCTCAGATATTTGTATCTTAGCAACAACATTAACCTGACAATGCTACCTACCACGCGTTTGATGAAGTTGGAACCTTGA
- the LOC139143366 gene encoding leucine-rich repeat and immunoglobulin-like domain-containing nogo receptor-interacting protein 2, which translates to MSSDAFNGLSSLQYLYLYNNEISTLPSGIFSGLDSLTDLRLESNEITALLKLDNLPQLTSLNLNYNCITALQDGVFERLTKLSTLYLQNTCIENISPSAFRGLTNLRNLYLRNNKLSAIAMAVLDDMKSGSYISIYLHDNPWACDCRLRGLRQWVEDNRETININLYGFTCQTPQVYAGLDFMDISEENMTCTSPEFSEFIRWVYVDEGNTVKLTCNATGVPEPNVSWITPNGDIINKSGNSNDTTVEFGDLALNNQGTIVIVRSQMKHSGLYACIAVNLLGDAACITHLSIVQKVTSSTLYSTTAMDHNATIPITNAKSISEHKSTVGIATGTFFGGLVLGVGVIMMIFMIVVIRKRTSAEGNCREQTSNLTFRFSDLKDTFKSRHDGVKGNDSIVDLNTTVMKNEGADATNREEIPDRYVKPPEISDQLSQKQIYEMQMQLKRMIHHTPLSHLTPGLLNMCMKPLQEIRTGKTSQFLRCLDGIVNNL; encoded by the coding sequence ATGTCATCTGATGCTTTCAATGGTTTGTCcagtttacagtatctgtatttgtaCAACAACGAGATATCAACTTTACCATCAGGAATCTTCTCTGGCTTAGATTCGTTAACAGATTTACGACTAGAGAGTAATGAAATCACAGCACTTCTGAAACTTGACAACTTACCACAGCTTACTTCCTTGAACCTGAATTATAACTGTATCACTGCATTGCAAGATGGGGTGTTTGAAAGATTAACGAAGCTAAGTACTCTTTACCTGCAAAACACTTGCATCGAAAACATATCCCCTTCAGCATTCCGGGGATTGACTAATCTCAGAAATTTGTATCTGAGGAACAACAAACTGTCAGCAATAGCAATGGCAGTCTTGGATGATATGAAATCAGGATCATACATCAGTATTTATCTGCATGACAACCCATGGGCATGTGATTGCCGCCTCCGTGGACTTCGACAGTGGGTCGAGGATAACAGAGAGACTATAAACATAAACCTGTACGGGTTCACGTGTCAAACACCACAGGTCTATGCCGGACTGGATTTCATGGATATTTCAGAAGAGAATATGACATGTACGTCTCCTGAGTTCTCCGAATTCATAAGATGGGTTTACGTTGATGAAGGTAATACCGTAAAATTGACCTGTAATGCAACAGGTGTGCCTGAACCAAATGTTTCTTGGATAACACCGAATGGAGATATTATAAACAAAAGTGGCAACAGCAATGATACAACTGTTGAATTCGGCGATCTGGCGCTAAACAACcaaggtacaattgttatagTGAGATCTCAGATGAAGCATTCTGGATTATATGCATGCATAGCTGTTAACTTGTTAGGCGATGCGGCTTGCATTACACATTTGAGTATCGTTCAGAAAGTGACATCTTCCACTCTATACAGTACGACGGCTATGGATCACAACGCTACAATACCGATTACTAACGCAAAATCGATTTCAGAACACAAAAGCACCGTAGGCATAGCAACCGGAACATTCTTTGGCGGACTTGTTTTAGGTGTAGGCgtgataatgatgattttcatgATAGTTGTTATAAGGAAACGCACGAGTGCAGAAGGTAACTGTCGAGAACAAACATCAAACCTTACGTTCAGATTCAGTGACTTAAAGGACACCTTCAAAAGTCGACATGATGGCGTAAAAGGTAATGATAGCATTGTTGATTTGAATACCACTGTCATGAAAAATGAGGGCGCTGATGCAACAAATCGAGAGGAAATACCTGATAGATATGTAAAGCCTCCAGAAATATCTGATCAACTTTCACAAAAGCAAATCTATGAAATGCAAATGCAATTGAAACGGATGATTCATCATACTCCTCTCTCTCACCTGACACCAGGGCTCCTGAACATGTGTATGAAACCTTTACAAGAAATTAGAACTGGCAAGACGTCACAGTTCCTCAGATGTCTTGATGGAATAGTAAATaacttgtaa
- the LOC139143802 gene encoding leucine-rich repeat-containing protein 15-like has translation MTDITTLSSEAFSGLSSLQYLYLYNNRISTLPSGIFSGLNSLTKLQLQNNEITALPSAIFSGLNSLTNLRLDRNEITALLKLDNLPQLTSLNLNYNCITALQDGVFERLTKLSTLYLQNTCIENISPSSFRGLTNLRYLYLSNNINLKMLPTTLFDEVGNVTTLQLQYNALTSLASNQFSRLSRLTQLDLHNNDITTLSPGAFNDLSSLLYLYLYNNKISTLPSGIFSGLNSLTRLHLYNNDITTMSPDAFNGLSSLQYLYLYNNEISTLPSGIFSGLDSLTDLRLERNEIKALLKLDNLPQLTYLNLNYNCITSLQDGVFERLTKLRTLHLQNTCIENISPSAFRGLTNLRYLYLNNNKLSALSIAVFDDMKTEAYINLYLHDNPWACDCRLRGLRQWVEDNRETININLYGFTCQTPQTYAGLDFMDISEENMTCTSPEFSELIRWIEVDEGNTVALICDATGVPEPNVSWITPNGDIVNKSSNSNDTTVEFGDLALNNQGTIVIVRSQMKHSGLYACIAVNLLGDAACITHLRIVQKVTSSTLYSTTAMDHNATIPITNAKSISEHKSTVGIATGTFFGGLFLGVGVIMMIFMIVVIRKRTSAEGNCREQTSNLTFRFSDLKDTFKSRHDGVKGNDSIVDLNTTVMKNEGADATNREEIPDRYVKPPEISDQLSQKQIYEMQMQLKRMIHHTPLSHLTPGLLNMCMKPLQEIRTGKTSQFLRCLDGIVNNL, from the coding sequence ATGACTGACATCACAACATTGTCATCTGAGGCCTTCAGTGGTTTGTCcagtttacagtatctgtatttgtaCAACAACAGGATATCAACACTACCATCAGGAATCTTCTCTGGCTTAAATTCGTTAACTAAGCTACAATTACAGAACAATGAAATCACAGCATTGCCATCAGCAATCTTTTCTGGCTTAAACTCATTAACAAATCTAAGATTAGACAGAAATGAAATCACGGCGCTTCTGAAACTTGACAACTTACCACAGCTTACTTCCTTGAACCTGAATTATAACTGTATCACTGCATTGCAAGATGGGGTGTTTGAAAGATTAACGAAGCTAAGTACTCTTTACCTGCAAAACACTTGCATCGAAAACATATCCCCTTCATCATTCCGGGGATTGACTAATCTCAGATATTTGTATCTTAGCAACAACATTAACCTGAAAATGCTACCTACCACGTTGTTTGATGAAGTTGGAAACGTGACAACTTTGCAACTTCAATACAATGCTTTGACGTCACTAGCTTCCAATCAGTTCAGTCGCTTGTCTCGCTTAACACAActtgacctacataacaatgacATCACAACATTGTCACCAGGCGCCTTCAATGATTTGTCCAGTTTACTATATCTGTATTTGTACAACAACAAGATATCAACATTGCCATCAGGAATCTTCTCCGGTTTAAATTCGTTAACACGTCTTCACCTCTATAACAATGACATCACAACAATGTCACCTGATGCTTTCAATGGTTTGTCcagtttacagtatctgtatttgtaCAACAACGAGATATCAACTTTACCATCAGGAATCTTCTCTGGCTTAGATTCGTTAACAGATTTACGACTAGAGAGGAATGAAATCAAAGCGCTTCTGAAACTTGACAACTTACCACAGCTTACTTACTTGAACCTGAATTATAATTGCATCACTTCATTGCAAGATGGGGTCTTTGAAAGATTGACGAAACTACGTACTCTTCACCTGCAAAACACCTGCATCGAAAATATATCCCCTTCAGCATTCAGGGGATTGACTAATCTCAGATATTTGTATCTTAACAACAACAAACTGTCAGCGTTATCAATTGCAGTCTTCGATGATATGAAAACAGAAGCATACATCAATCTTTATCTGCATGACAATCCATGGGCATGTGATTGCCGCCTCCGTGGACTGCGACAGTGGGTCGAGGATAACAGAGAGACAATCAACATTAACCTATACGGGTTCACGTGTCAAACACCACAGACCTATGCCGGACTGGATTTCATGGATATTTCAGAAGAGAATATGACATGCACGTCTCCTGAGTTCTCCGAACTCATAAGATGGATTGAAGTTGATGAAGGTAATACCGTAGCATTGATCTGTGATGCAACAGGTGTGCCTGAACCAAATGTTTCTTGGATCACACCAAATGGAGACATTGTAAACAAAAGCAGCAACAGCAATGACACAACTGTTGAATTCGGCGATCTGGCGCTAAACAACcaaggtacaattgttatagTGAGATCTCAGATGAAGCATTCTGGATTATATGCATGCATAGCTGTTAACTTGTTAGGCGATGCGGCTTGCATTACACATTTGCGTATCGTTCAGAAAGTGACATCTTCCACTCTATACAGTACGACGGCTATGGATCACAACGCTACAATACCGATTACTAACGCAAAATCGATTTCAGAACACAAAAGCACCGTAGGCATAGCAACCGGAACATTCTTTGGCGGACTTTTTTTAGGTGTAGGCgtgataatgatgattttcatgATAGTTGTTATAAGGAAACGCACGAGTGCAGAAGGTAACTGTCGAGAACAAACATCAAACCTTACGTTCAGATTCAGTGACTTAAAGGACACCTTCAAAAGTCGACATGATGGCGTAAAAGGTAATGATAGCATTGTTGATTTGAATACCACTGTCATGAAAAATGAGGGCGCTGATGCAACAAATCGAGAGGAAATACCTGATAGATATGTAAAGCCTCCAGAAATATCTGATCAACTTTCACAAAAGCAAATCTATGAAATGCAAATGCAATTGAAACGGATGATTCATCATACTCCTCTCTCTCACCTGACACCAGGGCTCCTGAACATGTGTATGAAACCTTTACAAGAAATTAGAACTGGCAAGACGTCACAGTTCCTCAGATGTCTTGATGGAATAGTAAATaacttgtaa